In a single window of the Mus musculus strain C57BL/6J chromosome 6, GRCm38.p6 C57BL/6J genome:
- the Fezf1 gene encoding fez family zinc finger protein 1 isoform X1 → MDSSCLNATTKMLATAPARGNVMSTSKPLAFSIERIMARTPEPKALPVPHFLQGAVPKGDPKHSLHLNSSIPCMIPFVPVAYDTNSKAGVNGSEPRKASLEVPAPPAVAPSAPAFSCSDLLNCALSLKGDLARDALPLQQYKLVRPRVVNHSSFHAMGALCYLNRGDGPCHPAASVNIHPVASYFLSSPLHPQPKTYLAERNKLVVPAVEKLPSGVAFKDLSQAQLQHYMKESAQLLSEKIAFKTSDFSRGSPNAKPKVFTCEVCGKVFNAHYNLTRHMPVHTGARPFVCKVCGKGFRQASTLCRHKIIHTQEKPHKCNQCGKAFNRSSTLNTHTRIHAGYKPFVCEFCGKGFHQKGNYKNHKLTHSGEKQFKCNICNKAFHQVYNLTFHMHTHNDKKPFTCPTCGKGFCRNFDLKKHVRKLHDSSLGLTRTPTGEPSSDPPPQLQQPPPAPLPPLQPTLPPPGPLPSGLHQGHQ, encoded by the exons ATGGACAGTAGCTGCCTCAACGCGACCACCAAAATGCTAGCGACTGCTCCAGCTCGGGGCAACGTGATGAGCACATCTAAACCCTTGGCTTTCTCCATCGAACGAATCATGGCGCGCACCCCTGAGCCTAAGGCCCTGCCGGTCCCCCACTTCCTGCAGGGAGCCGTGCCCAAAGGGGACCCCAAGCACTCTCTGCATCTCAACTCGTCGATCCCCTGCATGATCCCTTTCGTCCCCGTGGCGTACGACACGAACTCCAAAGCGGGAGTGAATGGCTCAGAGCCCCGCAAGGCGAGTTTGGAGGTTCCGGCGCCGCCCGCGGTGGCGCCCTCTGCGCCGGCGTTCAGCTGCAGCGACCTGCTCAACTGCGCGCTAAGTCTTAAGGGCGACCTGGCCCGCGACGCATTGCCACTACAGCAGTACAAGCTGGTAAGGCCGCGTGTGGTCAACCACTCTTCGTTTCACGCCATGGGTGCCCTGTGCTACCTGAACCGAGGTGACGGCCCGTGCCACCCGGCTGCGAGCGTGAACATCCACCCGGTGGCCTCCTACTTTCTCAGTTCCCCTTTGCACCCACAGCCCAAAACGTATTTAGCCGAAAGGAATAAACTGGTTGTACCGGCAGTGGAGAAACTCCCTTCGGGAGTAGCTTTCAAAGACCTGTCCCAGGCTCAGCTGCAGCATTACATGAAAGAAAGCGCCCAACTTTTGTCGGAAAAAATCGCTTTCAAAACCTCGGATTTCAGCCGCGGCTCTCCAAATGCCAAGCCCAAAGTTTTCACTTGTGAAGTCTGCGGCAAG gtctttaatGCGCACTATAACTTAACCCGTCACATGCCGGTACACACAGGAGCCAGACCCTTCGTGTGTAAAGTGTGTGGGAAAGGTTTCCGGCAAGCTAGCACCCTTTGCCGGCATAAGATCATTCACACACAG GAGAAACCTCACAAGTGCAACCAGTGCGGTAAAGCATTTAACAGAAGTTCCACGTTAAACACACATACCCGAATTCACGCGGGCTACAAACCATTCGTGTGTGAATTCTGCGGCAAAGGATTTCATCAAAAAG GGAATTACAAAAATCACAAGTTAACCCACAGCGGGGAGAAACAGTTCAAGTGCAATATCTGCAACAAGGCTTTCCACCAGGTGTACAACCTCACcttccacatgcacactcacaacgACAAGAAGCCTTTCACCTGCCCCACGTGTGGCAAGGGCTTTTGTAGGAACTTTGACCTCAAGAAGCACGTCCGCAAGCTACACGACAGCAGCCTGGGGCTGACCCGCACTCCTACTGGGGAGCCAAGCAGCGATCCGCCGCCCCAGCTGCAACAGCCGCCGCCTGCGCCTCTGCCGCCACTGCAGCCTACATTGCCGCCTCCCGGGCCTCTGCCATCCGGGCTTCACCAAGGCCACCAGTGA